In Oryza sativa Japonica Group chromosome 1, ASM3414082v1, the genomic stretch TAGCTTtatgaggaaaagaaaaaatctaTCTATGGTAATAGAGAACAATATTAAAAAGATCGGCTCTTCTTACCTTTTGCACTTTTTCTTTCCCAGGCGAGGAGGATGGCGTCATCGTCAGCGTCGTCCGTGCCGGCGCCGTCGGGGTCGGTGATCACCAtagcgtcggcgtcggcgtcggcggcggcgaacacgGCGGCGTGCGGCACGGGGTCGCCGTGCGCGGCGTGCAAGTTCCTCCGCCGCAAGTGCCAGCCCGACTGCGTGTTCGCGCCCTACTTCCCGCCGGACAACCCGCAGAAGTTCGTCCACGTGCACCGCGTCTTCGGCGCGAGCAACGTGACCAAGCTGCTGAACGAGCTGCACCCCTACCAGCGCGAGGACGCCGTGAACTCGCTCGCCTACGAGGCCGACATGCGCCTCCGCGACCCCGTCTACGGCTGCGTCGCCATCATCTCCATCCTCCAGCGCAACCTCCGCCAGCTCCAGCAGGACCTCGCCCGCGCCAAGTTCGAGCTCTCCAAGTACCAGCAGGTCAGATCAATCACACACACACGCCGTAGCTTGTCTTCCATCGATCACGCCGCCACGTACATCGGTTACATTTGTCGTTGATGATGTGCCGTTCTTGGTtcaggcggcggctgcggcggcggcggcttccgcGTCGACGGGGACGAATAACGGGCCGCACTCGATGGCGGAGTTCATCGGCAACGCGGTGCCGAACGGCGCGCAGAGCTTCATCAACGTCGGGCACTCGGCGGCGCTCGCCTCcgtcggtggcgcggcggcgtgcttCGGGCAAGAGCAGCAGTTCTCGGCCGTCCACATGCTGTCGAGGAGCTACGAAGGGGAGCCCATCGCGAGgctcggcggcaacggcggctaCGAGTTCGGGTACTCGACgtcgatggccggcggcgggcatATGTCCGGGCTCGGCGCGCTCGGCGGCGCGCCGTTCTTGAAGTCCGGCATCGCCGGCAGCGACGAGAGGCAAGGCGCCGGCCAGTAGTTGGGAGCGCTTGATTCGGCGGTTGTTGTGTTCGTCTCTGCATGTCAGGTGTGGCTTAGCATTCTTGCAGTACTGTGGCACTGTGCTCTTGTCTTCTTTTAGCTACTGTTCTTGAGATAACACTATTAATTAGCTATAAGTCTGAGTGTGTGTGCAGCTAGCGATGCATGGAGTATAATACGATGTTAAGTTGCTAAATATGGCGCATTATGTGGTGCTAATTTCGTGCTTAATTTGTCGCTAGCCAATCAGCCATCCTATAATTCTCAGAAACTTTGATTGCAATCCGGCCTTTGTACTTAACTTAATTCCTCTACACTTGTGTTCATTAAGAATCCGGCTTCTGTTTTCGCATCACTGTTTAGCTAGCTTTTAATCGGGCAGTACTTGTTAGAGTGTCCATGCATGCACTACTTCACAGTACTATATATAGTGCACGAACCTTAATTACCATCATGCATATCATGGTTACCTGACAATGTTTCGTGTAAAATTTCCCGATAGAATTATTCGAAGGACATCCATAGTTTGACCTCATGTGCTGTAGCATGCCATGGATGCACAGCTAGCAATGATAGCATGTCATGCCTGGTGTACTGCAATGTACTACAACTTCACTTGTGAAAAGACGAAAAGGTTGAGCTAGTTTACAGAAAGTATTTTACTGTAGGTTTAGAAAGCTCCTGCCAAAAGTTGCTGAAATCAATACGGGTGTTTTCTGTCAAGTATCACAAAAGCTTACTAGCAAAGCCTGCAGCAATTCAGTTGAACTAGCTCTACTTATATTTCATGTCTTGTGTATGCTTGCAATTTTGCTTGCCAAATGCAATGAAAGTGAGTGAAAATGCCGAGGAATATTAACATGCGTGCGTTGCTTTGAAACAATTTTGAATATCCATGCTAATCAAACCAGTTAATTTGGGCTGGTCTGGGAGCGCTCAATTTAGCACTTCTAGCTGAGTGTAAAAAGGAATCGTCTATGAAATCTTCTAGCTGAGTCTAAACTATGTATCGCATATATTTGTGTCTTTGTATTCTCAGTGATGATCATGTAAAGCTTGTGAAATGTGAATAGATCTCTCCTGGTCTTAGTCTTAAAGTAAAGGGGATTTAGAAATGTTTAGGAGTACTTTTTCTATATGGTAGGGAAAAAAGAGCTCTGGATATATAAATACGTAATTTGTAATTTAACATGTTGATTCACTTTTACCATTGTTTTGCAGGTTACTGACTAGGAAATTAAAATTCCCTAAGTTCTGGAAATTGAAGCGGTGAAAAGGATCGTAAATTAAGGCTCATGCTTAGGAGGATTGCTCGGTCTATTTTACATGAAGATCATGCGTGTTCACTCTGTTAATTTGCCTTGTCAATGCTTATCTTTTTCTTTCAATCGATCATCCGCAATGTCGAACATTTTATTTGTGCCTTGATCTGTTGCTGGGATTGTTGCTGTACTGTGTGCATGCTTGTCCCTGATTTTAGCACTTGGACGGCTACCTTAATTAATACTACTATATTGATACTGCTCCTATATAGAGGCTAGCTAGAGTCGATGCTGCAGTTGACCTTCAGATTAATGTTGAATCTGTTTGACAAATCTGGTGTCGTATCTTGGCTTTGACATGGCATGCTGATGGCCAAATTCTAAACTTTGGACCAATCTAAACACAGctatcattccaatttcaatcaaacttttaattttagtgtgaactaaacacagcctggcCTAGATCAAGTGACAAATGGTGAGGATGTATGTACAGACCTACTCCTAAGCTGCATTTATGTATAGTGCATGCAGCTCTCCTGTTTCTGTGTCTCTCGCAGTGAGTTTGCTTGCACCAAAGGCAAAATGGCAGGGAAGAGGAAGGTAATAAAAGTCTGCTCCAATATCTCAGCTTTGATATCTCAGCCCCTTCGTAGGGGAGCAGTACTACTCTGCTAGTACTTCCATGCAACATCTCTGAAGATTCATCACATCCTCCATAGTAGTACTAGGTTAAATGAAACCTGGAGGGGTCTTTCAAAATGTCACATCCTGTGATGAGCTACTTGTCAGTCTCTAGATTGCAATCTTTCAACGGTGAACCCGAAAAGGATCACGCACCGCGAGCTACCGGTATACTAGTATAGCTACTCCGATCCCGTTCATGACACTCTACTAGCAAGACGGCCTGGTGAGTACTGCAATACAAACGAGCCTTTTGATCACCTGCAATAAGCCAAGATCGAATAATCCCCAAGGCAGTCAACGTGAATGCAGCCCTGCAAAACGCACAGATAATTGTATCCCCCTGCAGCCGATGATACGCTACAGAAAAACCCGCTGTGGTGGCTTGGTGTGTTTGCCGTGCTTCGCTCATGACATGGCGCATGCATGCCGTGAGTGCATGATGCATATATCTGTGGCAGTGGTAAGCTAGCCATAGCTCGCTGCCACACACCATTTTTTGCAGATCACACAGTGTGCTAGTGTGCTAGCTgatcgatgatgatgatgatgatccatgatccatcgatgatcgatcgatggcaAGATATTACTAGTAGCACTGTATTTTTTCTGAACTCTGCATAAAGGCTACTAGTACAGTGGTACTAGTACTACTGCTTAGTGGTTGACCAATATCACACTTGGAGTGTGTCATTCGGTTTTGATCCCTCTCTGTACTGTAGCTTGcgtctttctctctctctaaagCTTTGGGTCTTCTGTTTGAGGAGGCAGAAGGCATGTTGCAGCGAGTGGCAGGACCAAATAAcacaagaaagagagagagagagtgtgtgatGCCATCAATGAGAGAAGGCAGGAGGGCAGGCCTCCCAAAAATGTCGTCCTCCATGCAGGAGATATTCAATGCACACGACCCTGCATTCATGGCGGCATATACCAGTGCACTATACGGGCATACCATCAACAGTTGCAACACACAGGCAGACAGGCTCGTCCCATGGCTCACTATAGCTATCTAAACCTTAGGTTGTCTCTCGCACACGCACTCACAGTGCACACTttgtccatgcatgcatgacttCGGTTTCAGTTTGACTTGCAATTGTTAAATAATCCAGATATGTAGACCAGTTTAAAGACAATCATTTGCAATTATTAAACCTAAGTTATATAGCCACTCAAAAGACTATATTTGAAAACAGAGATATGGTTACTGTAGTCAATGTGGATATCAACAGTAGAGTACTTGTACACTATGGTGTGATCTCTGATGTGGACATGTTGGGTAGAGGAGTAAAACGCAGTGCATGGTTGATTGGCAGTGATTTTTGTCCATGGCCCATGGGCCTGATAGAACATCAAATTTTCATACGTACCTACGCGATATAGGCTTTTGAGTGTGTGGGTTTATAAAATTGTACGGTTAACATAGTTATCACGTGCCATAACCTTTTCAATTTTTGAAATCATGGTATACCTCATGATAATCGCTTAGTTTTTACAGTAACCATGTAGTTACTGCGATAACCAGCAAGCCGCGGAGTGACGATAACCCCCTCCAAAACGGCTTGGTGAACTCTTATCTAGATGGATCCTCGGTGGGACAGGAATAAAACCTCTCAGCGTTTTCTTAGCAAGAACATGGTACCTACTTCTGGATCATAAAATGCGTGCCAACAAACTTAGGCTTGCTGGATAGTACTGTTTGCACACGTACTAGTAGTATgattttgagagagagagaatttttcttttctgttttcgAAACAGGCATCAACTGTTTCGAGCAAGGGCAGAATTCCTCACCTCCTGTTTCGACGGCCGCGCGTATGAACTGCTTCTCGGACAGAGTGACACAAACACAGCAGCAGCATTGAGCAGCATTCCTTCCATTAATAAGGAACGGGGAGTGAGTACATGTAtaactcgatcgatcgatgcaatCATCAATGATGGCGCGCGGCCGGAGGAACGGACGAGACGGCAACAATGATCATGACCACCGACGCTCCCCCGCGCTCCCCCGCGCGCTGTTGCGTCGCGCGCGCGTGGCAGCAGCTACCGTGGCTAGCTCAACGGTGCGCAGAGCTAGGCGTGCAggcgcgcgcgacggcgcgaGAGAGAAATTAACAGACGCTAGCTGCTGCGTACGCGACGCCCCCGCGGCCGGTAAACGCGAGTCGCTTCTGCCGCTGCGGCTCTCATCACCtagctctctcccctccccgacGCGAGAGCGCGATCGCACGCGCGCCTCCCAGTGATCGATCGAGTTTTTccggcgcgcgcggcgtgtGCGGCCGGCACAAGGATTCGGGTTCGGGGGGAAGCAGCGTTTCCATTCCACGGACGAATAGTAGTAACGTGGCAGCGagtggttgggttgggttggggcgGGGCGGGCGGCATACGCGACGTACGGTGGGGTGCACGCGTACGTACGCAGGCGTTGCATCTACATTCTCGTTCGTACTATTACATGGGTTCTGACCGACCCACGTTGGCGCGTctctcgtcgccgacgtcgtaCGATCGGCTGCGTGACGCGGCCCGGTGATGCATCTGACACGGATTTAATGGGTGGATTGCACCCTGCACGTGG encodes the following:
- the LOC4324906 gene encoding lOB domain-containing protein 6 produces the protein MASSSASSVPAPSGSVITIASASASAAANTAACGTGSPCAACKFLRRKCQPDCVFAPYFPPDNPQKFVHVHRVFGASNVTKLLNELHPYQREDAVNSLAYEADMRLRDPVYGCVAIISILQRNLRQLQQDLARAKFELSKYQQAAAAAAAASASTGTNNGPHSMAEFIGNAVPNGAQSFINVGHSAALASVGGAAACFGQEQQFSAVHMLSRSYEGEPIARLGGNGGYEFGYSTSMAGGGHMSGLGALGGAPFLKSGIAGSDERQGAGQ